CTTTGCGTCTGCCGGCTGCTGAGGGGATTCTCACGATGGTCACCAGAATGCGCGCATAGGAGCACAGGATGAGGAAACAGGGGCTCATAATGAACAGGACAGCGAGAACAAACATCACAGTCTCATTACGGGAGGTGTCCACACAAGCCAGTTTCACCACAGGCATGATGTCACAGAAAAAGTGCTGGATCTCTCCTGTTCCGCAGAAGGGCAGAGTGAAGATCCATGTGATCTGGGCTGCCTCCACCACGACCCCAGTGGTCCACGAGGCTGCAGCCAACTTGAGACACACTGGAGGGCCCATCAGGAGCGTGTAATGCAGAGGGTGACAGATAGCTATGaagcggtcataagccatggcTGCCAGCAGGCAGCACTCTGTCAGTCCCAAGATGCTAAATACGTACATCTGGGCTGCACAGCCTCCCACGCTTATGGTCTTGGTCTCCACAAGCAGGTGCACCAGCATCTGAGGCACCACGCTGGTGATATAGCACATCTCCAGGAAGGAGAGGTTcaccaggaagaaatacatgggtgtgTGCAGGGCAGGGGTGACCCTGATCAAGCTGATGATGATGAGGTTTCCTCCCA
Above is a window of Sus scrofa isolate TJ Tabasco breed Duroc chromosome 5, Sscrofa11.1, whole genome shotgun sequence DNA encoding:
- the LOC100737602 gene encoding olfactory receptor 10C1-like produces the protein MSGNQSLCTRFTLVAFSSLAELQPVLFVLVLAIYLFTVGGNLIIISLIRVTPALHTPMYFFLVNLSFLEMCYITSVVPQMLVHLLVETKTISVGGCAAQMYVFSILGLTECCLLAAMAYDRFIAICHPLHYTLLMGPPVCLKLAAASWTTGVVVEAAQITWIFTLPFCGTGEIQHFFCDIMPVVKLACVDTSRNETVMFVLAVLFIMSPCFLILCSYARILVTIVRIPSAAGRRKAFSTCSSHILVVSLFYGTALFTYLQPKTAHTPASDKATALMYTVVTPALNPVIYTLRNKEVKEAFQKLMHRSPLSQVA